From a single Lolium rigidum isolate FL_2022 chromosome 7, APGP_CSIRO_Lrig_0.1, whole genome shotgun sequence genomic region:
- the LOC124671156 gene encoding probable glutathione S-transferase GSTU6: MGGAAGGGDDVKLLGTWASPHTLRVRLALRLKGVSYHYVEQDPNKENTTGELLLPGKQPVMMIHGGKPVCESSNILQYIDDVFTGVGPDLLPADSYERAAAQYWADFIDDTLIEAMHKAAWGKTEIEKAEGKNQGAAAVRALEGALREYSTPFFGGKAAGYVDVVLASLLPWVQATDALQGIKTFDPARTPLLAAWTDRFCELKAAQSVMPDVTKVVDFAMAMSLRRSGQQKMVDGYLGDVLSFPHPVDHWPFPHDNDTAVIV; encoded by the exons ATGGGCggcgcagcaggaggaggagacgaTGTGAAGCTGCTGGGGACGTGGGCGAGCCCGCACACCCTGCGAGTGCGACTCGCGCTCCGCCTCAAGGGCGTCAGCTACCACTACGTGGAGCAAGACCCCAACAAGGAGAACACCACCGGCGAGCTGCTCCTCCCTGGTAAGCAGCCGGTGATGATGATCCACGGCGGCAAGCCTGTTTGTGAGTCCTCCAACATATTGCAGTACATCGACGACGTCTTCACTGGGGTCGGCCCTGACCTCCTCCCCGCCGACAGCTACGAGCGTGCGGCCGCTCAATATTGGGCGGACTTCATCGACGACACG CTTATCGAGGCGATGCACAAGGCGGCATGGGGCAAAACGGAGATTGAGAAGGCAGAGGGGAAGAAtcaaggggccgccgcggtgagGGCCCTAGAGGGAGCCCTGAGAGAGTATTCCACGCCATTCTTTGGGGGCAAAGCTGCCGGATATGTGGACGTCGTGCTCGCCAGCCTTCTTCCGTGGGTGCAAGCCACAGACGCCCTGCAGGGCATCAAGACATTCGACCCCGCCAGGACACCGCTCCTGGCCGCATGGACCGACCGCTTCTGCGAGTTGAAGGCGGCCCAATCGGTTATGCCGGACGTGACCAAGGTGGTTGACTTTGCCATGGCCATGTCCCTTCGCCGCTCTGGCCAACAGAAAATGGTTGATG GTTACCTCGGCGATGTCCTATCCTTCCCGCATCCGGTGGATCATTGGCCGTTCCCTCACGACAACGATACGGCGGTGATCGTCTGA